One genomic window of Panicum hallii strain FIL2 chromosome 6, PHallii_v3.1, whole genome shotgun sequence includes the following:
- the LOC112898087 gene encoding BTB/POZ and MATH domain-containing protein 1-like — protein MASQPRPPATTTSTCTPKTAPGRHVFQIDGYSLHRGFGGTGKFVQSAAFTVGGYSWCLRCYPDGASKDSRGHVSVFLRLVTRNAKARALYDIRLVGRTTGSSPAPAPRTSGSRLFDTTNSGEAVWGRILFIKASELEASAEFLRGDRLVIECDVTVIGEPLVTEAAKPVEVRMPPSDLTGDFEKLLKTGEGADMIFKVEDEYFFAHRVVLGARSPVFCAELCGTTIEGAQQLRACSPPSSRRCFVSSTRTRCPPWTTSV, from the coding sequence ATGGCATCCCAGCCtcggccgccggcgacgaccACATCGACGTGCACCCCGAAGACTGCGCCCGGTCGGCACGTCTTCCAGATCGACGGTTATAGCCTGCACCGGGGCTTCGGCGGCACGGGCAAGTTCGTCCAGTCCGCCGCCTTCACCGTCGGCGGCTACTCCTGGTGCCTCCGCTGCTACCCCGACGGAGCCAGCAAGGATTCCAGAGGCCACGTCTCGGTTTTCCTAAGGCTCGTGACCAGGAACGCCAAGGCTAGAGCCCTGTACGATATCAGGCTGGTCGGGCGGACAACGGGGTCgtctccggcgccggcgccccgcaCGTCAGGGAGCAGGCTGTTTGACACCACAAACTCCGGCGAGGCCGTCTGGGGCAGAATTCTCTTCATCAaggcgagcgagctggaggcgTCGGCGGAGTTCCTGCGCGGCGATCGCCTCGTGATCGAGTGCGACGTCACCGTCATCGGGGAGCCGCTCGTCACCGAGGCCGCCAAGCCCGTCGAGGTCCGGATGCCTCCGTCGGACCTGACCGGTGATTTCGAGAAATTGCTGAAGACAGGCGAGGGGGCGGATATGATTTTCAAGGTTGAGGATGAGTACTTCTTCGCCCACAGGGTCGTGCTCGGAGCGCGCTCGCCGGTTTTCTGCGCGGAGCTCTGCGGAACGACGATAGAGGGTGCACAGCAGTTGCGGGCATGCAGCCCTCCATCTTCAAGGCGTTGCTTCGTTTCATCTACACGAACTCGCTGCCCGCCATGGACGACCTCGGTGTGA
- the LOC112898434 gene encoding dirigent protein 1-like: protein MASYYAIALLSMLAFSICAGHALDCEKLQTTLYIQQRYSQDQRAVGTDTVAINWLVKDGPDAAANTTGHAEGLTIHANLAKNTWVTIMDMVFESGSLNGSTLQVMGLHGAMNGGPGQWSVMGGTGELTMARGIINYRIIQEDSASRIFETNMYVFYTRKETIVGSGATENGLKP from the exons ATGGCTTCATATTATGCAATAGCTTTGCTTTCCATGCTAGCCTTTTCCATCTGTGCCGGACATGCACTCGATTGCGAAAAGTTGCAAACCACCTTATACATACAACAAAGATATTCCCAAGACCAAAGAGCTGTAGGAACTGATACCGTGGCCATTAATTGGCTTGTAAAGGATGGACCAGATGCTGCCGCGAATACCACCGGACATGCGGAGGGCTTGACGATCCACGCAAATCTAGCCAAGAATACCTGGGTAACCATAATGGATATGGTGTTCGAGAGTGGAAG CCTCAATGGATCAACACTTCAAGTCATGGGGCTTCATGGGGCGATGAATGGCGGACCAGGACAGTGGAGTGTTATGGGGGGCACAGGAGAACTTACAATGGCACGAGGTATTATAAATTACAGAATAATCCAAGAAGACAGTGCCAGCAGGATCTTTGAAACAAACATGTATGTGTTCTATACTCGAAAGGAAACTATCGTG GGTTCGGGTGCCACTGAGAATGGCCTTAAGCCTTGA